The proteins below come from a single Rhodococcus sp. WMMA185 genomic window:
- a CDS encoding class I SAM-dependent methyltransferase codes for MTASPHDDPAPNPHATAEEVEAALKDTKLAQVLYHDWEAETYDEKWSISYDERCIDYARGRFDAVAGEQPLPYERALELGCGTGFFLLNLMQGGVAKTGSVTDLSPGMVKVALRNAEGLGLPVDGRVADAETIPYDDNTFDLVVGHAVLHHIPDVEQSLREVLRVLKPGGRFLFAGEPTTIGNFYARWLGRATWETTTRITKLPFLSDWRRPQAELDESSRAAALEAVVDLHTFDPSDLESIAKSAGAVEVHAATEEFAAALLGWPVRTFEAAVPSEKLGWGWGRFAFNGWKTLSWVDEKVLRHVVPRKFFYNVMITGVKSGD; via the coding sequence ATGACTGCAAGCCCCCATGACGACCCAGCTCCAAACCCGCACGCCACCGCCGAAGAGGTAGAGGCGGCGCTGAAGGACACCAAGCTTGCCCAGGTCCTCTATCACGACTGGGAAGCCGAAACGTACGACGAGAAGTGGTCGATCTCGTACGACGAGAGGTGCATCGACTATGCGCGCGGGCGTTTCGACGCCGTCGCGGGTGAGCAGCCTCTGCCCTATGAGCGGGCGCTCGAACTGGGTTGCGGTACCGGATTCTTCCTGCTCAACCTGATGCAGGGCGGTGTGGCGAAGACCGGTTCGGTCACCGACCTGTCTCCTGGCATGGTCAAGGTTGCGCTGCGTAACGCCGAGGGCCTGGGACTGCCCGTCGATGGTCGTGTTGCCGACGCCGAGACCATCCCGTACGACGACAACACCTTCGACCTTGTCGTGGGACACGCTGTCCTACATCACATTCCGGATGTGGAGCAGTCGCTGCGCGAAGTCCTGCGTGTCCTCAAGCCAGGCGGGCGCTTTCTGTTCGCCGGCGAGCCCACCACGATCGGCAACTTCTACGCTCGCTGGCTCGGTCGCGCAACCTGGGAAACCACCACGCGGATCACGAAGCTGCCCTTCCTCTCGGACTGGCGACGCCCACAGGCGGAGCTGGACGAGTCTTCGCGTGCGGCGGCGCTCGAGGCGGTTGTCGACCTGCACACGTTCGATCCGAGCGATCTCGAGTCCATCGCGAAATCTGCTGGTGCAGTTGAGGTTCACGCTGCAACCGAAGAGTTCGCGGCTGCTCTGCTCGGATGGCCGGTCCGCACGTTCGAGGCTGCAGTACCGTCCGAGAAGCTGGGTTGGGGCTGGGGCAGGTTCGCCTTCAACGGCTGGAAGACGCTCAGTTGGGTCGACGAGAAGGTTCTTCGCCACGTGGTGCCACGCAAGTTCTTCTACAACGTCATGATCACCGGTGTGAAGTCCGGCGACTGA
- a CDS encoding THUMP-like domain-containing protein — protein sequence MGYAFTAEDVRFLQSPDGAAALLEVDGCALNASTRLADIGRARRRFGSNAAVLAETVMLRRKAAAKLPGTEGWFFTDDALQQSTPGAVAAHRAQRLRGRNVHDVTCSIGAELNAAARTAATVIGSDIDPVRLLMARHNVPAATVLRADALVPCTRDTVVLADPARRSGGRRTYDPAALEPPLPDLLDAYAGRELAVKCAPGLDFDRLGWDGEIEVVSLDGGVREACLWSPGLSGAGVTRRASVLASNGSVWTVTDAEADEIPERPPGRWIVDPDGAVVRAGLVRHYAARHGLWQLDPRIAYLTGDSVPEGARGFRILDRVKYSEKSLRQELTRRDCGVVEILVRGVDVDPAALRPRLKLRGSRSLSVVITRIGRAGVAFICESPPV from the coding sequence TTGGGCTACGCCTTCACCGCCGAGGATGTGAGATTCCTGCAGAGCCCTGACGGGGCAGCTGCTCTCTTGGAGGTGGATGGCTGCGCACTGAATGCGTCTACGCGCCTGGCCGATATCGGTCGGGCGCGTAGACGTTTCGGATCGAACGCGGCGGTGCTGGCGGAGACGGTGATGCTGCGTCGCAAGGCCGCGGCCAAGCTACCGGGCACCGAGGGGTGGTTCTTCACCGACGACGCACTGCAGCAGTCGACGCCAGGCGCGGTGGCCGCGCATCGCGCTCAGCGCCTTCGGGGCCGGAACGTCCACGACGTCACCTGCTCTATCGGTGCGGAGCTCAATGCCGCTGCCCGAACGGCCGCGACCGTGATCGGAAGCGATATCGACCCGGTCCGCCTCCTGATGGCTCGACACAATGTTCCGGCGGCGACCGTTCTCCGAGCCGACGCACTTGTCCCGTGCACCCGCGATACCGTCGTGCTCGCCGATCCCGCGCGGCGATCCGGTGGCAGGCGAACGTACGATCCGGCGGCGCTCGAGCCACCACTGCCCGACTTGCTCGACGCGTACGCCGGCCGTGAGCTGGCGGTGAAATGCGCTCCGGGTCTCGATTTCGACCGGCTCGGCTGGGACGGCGAAATAGAGGTGGTCTCGCTCGACGGTGGTGTGCGTGAAGCGTGTCTGTGGTCGCCGGGACTGTCCGGGGCCGGTGTCACCAGGAGGGCGAGCGTGCTCGCCTCAAATGGTTCGGTGTGGACGGTGACCGATGCCGAAGCCGACGAGATCCCCGAGCGCCCCCCGGGGCGATGGATCGTCGATCCCGACGGTGCCGTGGTCCGCGCGGGCCTGGTGCGTCACTACGCGGCACGGCATGGCCTGTGGCAACTGGACCCCCGGATCGCATACCTCACAGGAGATTCCGTTCCCGAGGGCGCGCGGGGGTTTCGCATTCTCGACCGCGTCAAGTATTCGGAGAAGTCGCTGCGCCAGGAGCTGACGCGCCGCGACTGCGGCGTCGTGGAGATTCTCGTGCGCGGTGTGGACGTCGACCCCGCAGCCTTGCGGCCGCGATTGAAGCTGCGCGGAAGTCGTTCGCTCAGCGTGGTGATCACGCGGATCGGGCGCGCCGGGGTCGCCTTTATTTGCGAATCGCCGCCCGTGTAG
- a CDS encoding outer membrane protein assembly factor BamB family protein has translation MRRVLRSSLLALATTSAVLISACSSGTQVEDIFSAGGWPGMHSDARNSDTSPVTGSRDISLAWTRPIGGPVANYASVAASGQIFLTANTEKGCNLFSFQMESGRKRWCRELGPGVRASTPIVDAAANVYVGENGAINSFNEYGQLRWRTPVVGTPLSAQFTGDGNVLFITQLGQINVVDRQTGEKVVAPYDLIPPPSFTEGANVAIIPDDQGLDSCFFGSPDCPVANMPAIDLETGKFYFTFFPPDAPEAELVAMKYSGGDNPTITQEWSTDALPGGSASSPTLSGDNSVVYANDNEGKLWALDTETGEPKWNYDIGFASAGSSSVTADGLIIPAGGASGHLLALQDEGDHAELLWEHSDLLQLGVPAQTVGSTGYAVVREGTDGLAMVTFDTQTGEIVDQDTLPGALGFTVGTSIGPEGEVLTPTLIGELFVFR, from the coding sequence ATGCGGCGAGTCCTACGTTCGTCACTGCTGGCGCTGGCGACCACCTCGGCTGTCCTGATCAGCGCCTGTAGTAGTGGAACGCAGGTCGAAGACATCTTCTCGGCGGGGGGATGGCCCGGTATGCATTCCGATGCCCGCAATAGCGACACCAGCCCGGTCACCGGCTCCCGAGACATCTCCCTCGCCTGGACGCGCCCGATCGGTGGACCGGTGGCGAACTACGCATCAGTGGCCGCCAGCGGCCAGATTTTCCTCACGGCAAACACCGAGAAGGGCTGCAATCTCTTCTCCTTCCAGATGGAAAGCGGCCGGAAACGCTGGTGCCGCGAACTCGGGCCCGGCGTCAGGGCCTCCACACCCATCGTGGACGCCGCCGCCAACGTCTACGTCGGCGAGAACGGTGCCATCAACTCGTTCAACGAGTACGGCCAGCTGCGCTGGCGCACACCGGTGGTCGGGACACCGCTGTCAGCGCAGTTCACCGGAGACGGAAACGTCCTGTTCATCACTCAGCTCGGGCAGATCAACGTCGTGGACAGACAGACCGGGGAGAAGGTCGTGGCGCCGTACGACCTGATCCCACCGCCCTCGTTCACCGAGGGCGCGAACGTCGCCATCATTCCCGACGATCAGGGTCTCGACAGTTGCTTCTTCGGCTCTCCCGACTGCCCTGTAGCCAACATGCCTGCGATCGACCTCGAAACCGGCAAGTTCTACTTCACGTTCTTCCCACCAGATGCTCCGGAGGCGGAACTCGTGGCGATGAAGTACTCCGGTGGCGACAACCCGACGATCACACAGGAATGGTCCACCGACGCACTTCCGGGCGGGAGCGCATCGAGCCCGACTCTGTCCGGCGACAATTCGGTCGTCTACGCCAACGACAACGAGGGAAAACTGTGGGCCCTCGATACGGAGACCGGCGAGCCGAAGTGGAACTACGACATCGGATTCGCCTCAGCAGGCAGCTCCTCGGTGACCGCGGACGGTTTGATCATTCCGGCCGGCGGTGCGAGCGGCCACCTTCTCGCCCTGCAAGACGAGGGTGACCACGCCGAACTCCTCTGGGAACACAGCGATCTGCTGCAGTTGGGGGTTCCCGCACAGACCGTCGGTTCGACGGGCTACGCGGTGGTCCGCGAGGGCACAGACGGGCTGGCAATGGTCACATTCGACACACAGACCGGCGAGATCGTCGACCAGGACACTCTGCCCGGGGCGCTCGGATTCACGGTCGGTACGTCGATCGGACCCGAGGGTGAAGTGCTCACTCCAACCCTGATCGGGGAACTGTTCGTCTTCCGCTGA
- a CDS encoding acyltransferase: MTTMWGAPLRTRWRGSRKGDSEQARFLTLASLRWVLANKAYTPWYLTRYYRLAKFKLANPHVILRGMVFLGKGVEIHSTPELSRLEIGRWVHIGDGNAIRCHEGSLRIGDKVVFGKDNVVNAYLDIEIGASTLVADWCYITDFDHRMDDVNVPIKDQGIVKGPVRIGPDNWVAAKVTVLRNTRVGRGCVLGAHAVVKGDIPDFSIAVGSPAKAVKNRKAEWEAGAAERAKYIAALEDIARKKAAKDT, from the coding sequence ATGACAACCATGTGGGGCGCACCCCTGCGTACGAGGTGGCGGGGATCCCGCAAGGGCGACAGCGAGCAGGCCCGCTTCCTTACGCTCGCCTCGCTCCGGTGGGTGCTGGCGAACAAGGCATATACCCCCTGGTACCTGACGCGGTACTACCGGCTGGCAAAGTTCAAGCTCGCGAACCCGCACGTGATCCTGCGCGGAATGGTCTTCCTGGGGAAGGGAGTGGAGATCCACTCGACTCCCGAACTCTCCCGGCTCGAGATCGGACGTTGGGTGCACATCGGCGACGGCAATGCGATCCGCTGTCACGAGGGTTCGCTGCGTATCGGGGACAAGGTGGTGTTCGGCAAGGACAACGTCGTGAACGCGTACCTCGACATCGAGATCGGTGCGTCGACACTGGTCGCAGACTGGTGCTACATCACCGACTTCGATCACCGCATGGACGACGTGAACGTCCCGATCAAGGATCAGGGCATCGTAAAAGGTCCGGTTCGCATCGGTCCCGACAACTGGGTTGCGGCGAAGGTCACTGTCCTGCGAAATACGAGGGTGGGCCGCGGTTGTGTTCTCGGCGCACACGCCGTCGTCAAGGGCGATATTCCGGACTTCAGCATCGCTGTCGGATCGCCCGCCAAGGCAGTGAAGAACCGCAAGGCGGAATGGGAGGCTGGGGCGGCCGAGCGGGCGAAGTACATTGCCGCACTCGAGGACATCGCACGCAAGAAAGCCGCCAAGGACACCTGA
- a CDS encoding glycosyltransferase family 4 protein: MKILIVSWEYPPVVVGGLGRHVHHLAAELAAAGHEVVVLSRRPSGTDASTHPTVTHIEEGVLVVAVAEDPAHFVFGEDMLAWTLAMGHAMVRAGVALHKPGIGEGWQPDVVHAHDWLVAHPAIALAEFYDVPLVSTLHATEAGRHSGWVSGRINRQVHSVEWWLANESDALITCSASMQDEVTTLYGPQLPPITVIRNGIDLTAWNFRERAPRSGPPRLLFVGRLEYEKGIQDAIAALPRIRRSHPGTTLSIAGEGTQFDWLRQLARTHRVARSVNFLGNLDHIELLGWLHGADAIVLPSRYEPFGIIALEAAAAGTPLVASTAGGLGEAVVDGETGMSFQPGDVAGLTSAVRETLDDPAATQQRAVAARDRLTADFDWHKVADETVQVYTAAKRRVRHPLARPEIPERPLPGR; the protein is encoded by the coding sequence GTGAAGATCCTGATCGTGTCATGGGAGTACCCCCCGGTGGTGGTCGGCGGCCTCGGCCGTCATGTGCACCACCTCGCCGCCGAACTCGCTGCCGCCGGCCACGAAGTCGTGGTGCTGTCCCGCCGGCCTTCCGGCACTGACGCATCCACCCACCCGACGGTCACCCACATCGAGGAGGGGGTCCTCGTCGTCGCTGTCGCCGAAGATCCGGCGCACTTCGTGTTCGGTGAGGACATGCTGGCATGGACCCTGGCAATGGGGCATGCCATGGTGCGCGCGGGCGTCGCACTTCACAAGCCAGGCATCGGCGAGGGCTGGCAGCCGGACGTCGTGCATGCGCACGACTGGCTGGTCGCACATCCTGCCATCGCGCTGGCCGAATTCTACGACGTACCATTGGTTTCCACTTTGCATGCCACCGAAGCCGGCCGCCACAGCGGCTGGGTGTCCGGTCGGATCAACCGCCAGGTGCATTCGGTGGAGTGGTGGCTGGCCAACGAATCCGATGCGCTCATCACATGTTCGGCATCCATGCAGGACGAAGTGACCACCCTGTACGGGCCACAGTTGCCGCCGATCACGGTGATCCGCAACGGAATCGACCTCACCGCATGGAACTTTCGTGAACGTGCGCCACGCTCGGGGCCGCCGCGTCTGCTCTTTGTGGGGCGTCTCGAATACGAAAAGGGGATCCAAGACGCGATTGCCGCGCTCCCCCGTATTCGCCGCAGCCACCCGGGCACAACTCTGTCGATTGCCGGCGAGGGCACCCAGTTCGATTGGCTTCGGCAACTGGCCCGCACCCATCGAGTCGCGCGCTCGGTGAACTTTCTCGGCAACCTCGACCACATCGAACTGCTCGGCTGGCTGCACGGCGCCGACGCCATCGTCCTGCCCAGCCGGTACGAACCGTTCGGCATCATCGCGCTCGAAGCCGCCGCCGCCGGAACACCGCTGGTCGCGTCCACGGCGGGCGGCCTCGGCGAAGCGGTGGTCGACGGGGAGACGGGCATGTCGTTTCAGCCGGGCGACGTCGCCGGACTCACGTCCGCCGTGCGCGAAACCCTCGACGACCCGGCCGCGACGCAGCAGCGCGCCGTGGCCGCGCGTGACCGCCTCACCGCGGACTTCGACTGGCACAAGGTCGCCGACGAGACCGTTCAGGTCTACACGGCGGCGAAGCGCCGGGTCAGGCACCCACTAGCCAGGCCGGAGATTCCCGAGCGTCCGCTTCCCGGACGCTGA
- a CDS encoding 1,4-alpha-glucan branching protein domain-containing protein: MFCLVLHSHLPWLANHGRWPVGEEWLYQSWAGSYLPLTAMLRRLADEGRSHLLTLGITPVLAAQLDDPHCLAGMHHWLGNWQIRAHEAAGMPDEAHRDLGAREHRASAAALADFELRWRHGGSPVLRDLLDREAFELLGGPLAHPFQPLLDPRLRAFSLREGLADAHARWNYTPTGIWGPECGYTPGMETGYAQAGVTHFMVDGPALRGDTSLGRPVRESDVVAFGRDLQVSYRVWSPKSGYPGHSSYRDFHTYDHATGLKPARVTGRRVESAQKAPYDPVLASAAVDRHVDDFVATVRRRLREESERIGRPALVVAAFDTELFGHWWHEGPEWLEKLLRALPAAGVRVGTLDDARQEGFVGQPVALENSSWGSGKDWRVWAGDQVSDLVQLNSEVVRTAMDTVDKARGTASVPGRPELRNRVNDQLLREALMTVSSDWAFMVSKDSAAGYARDRAHKHAHATREIADAVSSGKDAAAYRLAEGWNRADGLFPGLDARRLPAAEFTADETTGGPK; encoded by the coding sequence ATGTTCTGCTTGGTTCTGCACTCACACCTGCCCTGGCTCGCCAACCACGGACGCTGGCCCGTGGGCGAGGAGTGGCTCTACCAATCATGGGCGGGGTCGTACCTTCCCCTCACCGCGATGCTGCGGCGACTTGCCGATGAGGGGCGAAGCCATCTACTGACTCTCGGCATCACGCCGGTCCTTGCCGCGCAACTCGATGATCCCCACTGCTTGGCGGGGATGCACCACTGGCTCGGGAACTGGCAGATCCGCGCACACGAGGCAGCGGGGATGCCCGACGAAGCGCACCGCGACCTCGGCGCGCGCGAGCACCGCGCCTCCGCTGCCGCACTCGCAGATTTCGAGTTGCGGTGGCGTCACGGCGGTTCTCCCGTCCTGCGAGACCTTCTCGACCGCGAGGCATTCGAACTGCTCGGAGGTCCCCTGGCCCATCCGTTCCAGCCGTTGCTCGATCCACGACTGCGCGCGTTCTCTCTGCGAGAAGGGCTCGCCGATGCCCACGCCCGATGGAACTACACTCCGACCGGAATCTGGGGACCCGAGTGCGGGTACACCCCGGGCATGGAGACCGGGTATGCGCAAGCCGGTGTCACCCACTTCATGGTCGACGGCCCGGCTCTGCGCGGTGACACCTCGCTCGGGCGCCCAGTCCGCGAATCGGACGTCGTCGCGTTCGGCCGTGATCTGCAGGTCAGTTATCGCGTGTGGTCGCCGAAATCGGGATACCCCGGCCACAGCTCGTACCGCGACTTCCACACCTACGACCACGCCACCGGACTCAAACCGGCACGGGTCACCGGCCGCCGGGTCGAATCGGCACAGAAGGCTCCCTACGACCCGGTCCTCGCGTCGGCGGCAGTCGATCGACACGTAGACGATTTCGTCGCCACCGTCAGACGGAGACTGCGTGAGGAATCCGAGCGCATCGGGCGGCCCGCGCTCGTCGTCGCGGCGTTCGATACCGAACTGTTCGGGCACTGGTGGCACGAGGGCCCGGAATGGCTCGAGAAGCTGCTGCGGGCACTGCCCGCCGCCGGCGTCCGAGTCGGCACCCTCGACGACGCCCGGCAAGAGGGCTTCGTCGGCCAGCCCGTTGCGCTCGAGAATTCTTCCTGGGGGTCCGGCAAGGACTGGCGGGTGTGGGCCGGCGACCAGGTCTCCGATCTCGTTCAGCTCAATTCCGAAGTGGTCAGGACGGCTATGGACACGGTCGACAAGGCTCGAGGGACCGCATCGGTGCCGGGTCGGCCCGAACTTCGCAACCGAGTCAACGATCAGCTATTGCGAGAGGCACTCATGACGGTGTCGAGCGACTGGGCCTTCATGGTCAGCAAGGATTCGGCGGCCGGATACGCACGCGACCGGGCCCACAAGCACGCTCATGCCACACGCGAGATCGCCGACGCCGTTTCATCCGGCAAGGATGCAGCCGCGTACCGGCTGGCCGAGGGGTGGAATCGGGCCGACGGACTGTTCCCGGGTCTCGATGCGCGTCGTCTACCTGCCGCCGAGTTCACTGCCGACGAAACCACCGGAGGACCCAAGTGA
- a CDS encoding class I SAM-dependent methyltransferase has translation MSESFVGDREDAPLPPLGNEQLPLTGERTVPGIPEENYWFRRHEVVYRDLLPRCAGRRILEAGAGEGYGANMIADVAAHVTGLDYDVTAVEHIRARYPRVEMLHGNLAELPLADAAVDVVVNFQVIEHLWDQAQFLRECFRVLAPGGELLISTPNRITFSPGRDTPLNPFHTRELDAAELTALLEEAGFTVSLMTGVHHGERLKSLDAKHGGSFIGAQIDRALAGEPWPEELARDVEGITTDDFALLEDDIDASLDLVAVGVKGTVR, from the coding sequence GTGAGCGAATCATTTGTCGGCGACCGCGAGGACGCACCGCTGCCCCCGCTCGGAAACGAGCAACTGCCCCTGACTGGTGAGCGAACCGTGCCGGGTATCCCCGAGGAGAACTACTGGTTCCGGCGGCACGAGGTGGTTTACCGCGATCTCCTTCCCCGCTGCGCGGGGCGCAGGATACTCGAGGCCGGGGCAGGAGAAGGCTACGGCGCCAACATGATTGCCGATGTGGCTGCGCACGTGACCGGTCTCGACTACGACGTCACCGCAGTCGAGCACATCCGGGCGCGGTACCCTCGCGTCGAGATGCTGCACGGCAACCTGGCTGAGCTTCCCCTCGCCGACGCCGCCGTCGATGTCGTCGTCAATTTCCAGGTCATCGAGCACCTGTGGGACCAGGCTCAATTCTTGCGCGAATGCTTCCGTGTGCTCGCTCCCGGCGGCGAGCTGCTTATCAGCACACCCAATCGCATCACCTTTTCGCCGGGCCGTGACACACCCCTCAATCCCTTCCATACCCGCGAACTCGACGCCGCCGAGCTGACCGCGCTCCTCGAGGAGGCTGGATTCACGGTCTCGCTCATGACCGGTGTCCATCACGGAGAGCGGCTGAAGTCTCTCGACGCCAAACACGGTGGTTCGTTCATCGGCGCCCAAATCGACCGCGCGCTTGCCGGGGAGCCCTGGCCAGAGGAGTTGGCCCGCGACGTCGAGGGCATCACCACCGACGACTTCGCACTGCTCGAGGACGATATCGACGCCAGCCTCGATCTGGTGGCCGTCGGCGTGAAGGGCACTGTTCGGTGA